The Candidatus Eisenbacteria bacterium genome contains the following window.
GCCTCCACATTCCTCTCCCCCGCCCCCAAACCGCACTATGTTCGGGATGATAAGCGTCTTCCCGTCCATCTTCGCTGCCTCATCGTCCCCGCAGAATTTACCAACTTCCTCAAGAAGAAACTGCTTCATCCGCACGGATTGAACAAGCACGAGGTCAGCCCATCGAACAGCAGGAAGACCGACGCTCTTCCGCATGTAGGACGAGGAGAATGAGATCCCGCCCCGGCCCCTTATCCACACGACAACCGGCAGACCCAAGAGCCTCTTTGCGAGGACGCCGAGCAAGCCCGCAGAGAAAACCTGGTAACAGAGCAGAACATCAAATTCTTTTCTCCGTCTCGTCAGGAACCACAGGCTTTTGGAGAAATCGGCGATAGTCCTGAGCATTCGAATGTTGCTTACCCTCGGGCGGTGAATCCGGAACCCATCTCTTTCTTCATCGACGGGCATGGATGGATTCCCCCTGGTAAGCACAGTCACTGCATGCGAGCCGGAAAGTCTCCTTGCAAGTTCCTCTGCCTGGATTTCTGCACCGCCGATATGCTCGGGCGGAAAGCCTCCGATGAGAATGCAGATTCTCATCGTCCACCGGACCTTTTCCCGGTGGTCAGTTTCCCGGCTGTGAAATCAGGTTTCATGTCCGACGTTACAAGCTTGAGTTTTCCGGAGGGAGCTGGGAGGATTTCGTCCACCAACTCGAAAGAGATCTGCATCGAATCTCCCACGTAGGCCCTGAGAGAGCTTTCAAGCATCCTCTCGCTGTCAGGGCCAAAATTCCGGTTGGGCAGGAGCTTGACGTTGAGGGTTCCGTTCTTGGTCTGATGAACCTGGAATCTCTCGACGACGCCCGAGTGTCTGAACACTGTGGCCAGGAACAGCCCCGGGAGCAGCTTCCCTTCCTGGGTGACAACAAGGTCCACCGTTCGTCCGCACAAGTTCTCAATCATCAGGAGCTCACGTCCGCATGCGCAGTGTCTTCGGGTGATGGTGCCGAGATCACCGGTTCTGTATCGTATGAACGGCATCGCAAAGCCATCCATATCTGTGACCACGATTTCCCCTATTTCATCTTCCCTGCCCGGCCTCCCGTCCACCATGCACTCCACGAGGTGTCTTTCCATGTTCATGTGAAGCCCGTTGTGCTCCCTGCATTCCATTGCTATGAATCCAAGCTCTCTCGAACCATACTTGTTGAAGACCGGCGCTCCAAACACATCCTCAATGGTGTCGCGCTCATCCTGACTCACGCATTCTGCGGTTGCGATCATGGCGCCAGGCCTCGGCAACTGAACGCCTTTTGTCGTGATGTAGGAAGCCAGAAGAAAAAGAACGGACGTGTATCCCTCAATCACATCGGGTCTAAACTCTCTCAATATGCCGAGATACTCGCGTATTTTCCCGTCGGTCAGCTCATAGCATGGCAGGAAGAGCTCGTTTTTCACAAAAGCGGCTATCCGTCTTCTCAACTTCGTCTGCGCCGCAATGTCACGCGGCGAGCCCCACAGTTTCGCGATTTTCATTCCGACATCCAGCCCGCACCATCTGTAACACCTGTAGGCTGCAGCGGCCATCTTGTCCATCTTGATTCTGTCGTGGTAGTACCATACGAACTCTCCGGTCGAGCCTCCGGTTGAATCAGGGAGGAGGTCTCTCTGAGAGAACGAGCGTGAAACGAGCTCTGCCTTGTTCTCACGAATGATCCGCTTGGTAAGGGACGGCAATCCTGCGAGCTCATCAAGGCTTTCCATCCTCGACGGGTCGAAACCGGCCTCTTTCATGACGGCACCGTAGTAGGGAACAGTCCTTGATGCGTGCTCAAGCAGGGCCTTCGCCTTCATGAATTGCAGATTAATCAGTTCTTCTCTGGTCAGAAATTGGGATTTCTCCAGTTCTTTAAGGAACACAAGTTCCTTTTTCCCCTGCAAGGACCTCACCAGCGGAAGTACTATTTTTCTATAGATCGCCGGATGCACTTGTGCCCAACACCTCCGTGAACCGGAAACTTACTCTTTCTCGCCCGGCCTCTTCGTCGCGGATGCGCGCTAGGAAGGCGCTTCGGCTGTGCCTTCAGGCTTCGCAGCCTGCGCAATCTTCAGACAAGCGACCATGAGACCGAAGAGAAACCAGACATAGTATGTGTAAACAACGTTTCTCTGGAAATCGATCTTCAATTCGTCAATCATGAAAATGAGCAGCTGAACATTCATCACGAGAAGAAGGGATTTTGAAAAGCTCCGGCTTGCCAAAGATCGGCTCGAGAACTTTAATGTCCCCGCGAAAAGCTTGATGAGAAGCCACAAGAACGCCGAAAGCCCGAAGAGACCTGTTATGTAGAGCTGAAACAAGTAGGTGTTGTGGGGCCAGCTGAATCTTGTGACCCCCTCCCTCAGGCTGAAGTAAGGACCGTGACCTATGACAATATGCTCCTTCGAACGCTCCCAGCTCTGCGTCCAGGTTCCTGCTCTCGCGGCAGGCATTACTCCTGCGAAGGTCTTCTCAGTGGAGAATCTCGCAAATACAGAACCGGATTTTGTGTATTGTACAAGAATGGAATTTGCGCTCACAAAAATTATGACAGCAAGAATTGCAACAGCGACCACCTTCTTGAAGTCAAAGTCCTCCCGGGCAACCAGCATGAGATAGGCCATACTCATATAGAACGCAATGAAAGCGCCTCTTGTAATGGTCGCGTGAAGGACTATTGTTGTCGCAGCAGCAAGGATGAGCCACGCAATTTTCCTTGATATTGACTTTGCTCTTACAGCCATGAATATCTGAAGGGGAAGGTTTATGGCCGAATACTCGGCAAGAAGCTCATAATCACCGAAAGAACCCCCAACCCTCAACCCCTTCTCCACGTACATCAGTTGTGACTTCTCTGCGCCGAGAATCCACCCGGGGAGCAGAACTTTCCCGGGATTGAAGAGTTCATAAAGAGCCGTCAGAAGCACAGTCGCGCAGGAGATCGATGCAACAACAACTATCCTTTTCAGGGCACGTTCGTCGTTCACGAAATTCACGATGAGGTAGTACATGAGAACGCAGCCGGCCACGCTGGCGAAGTTCACGAGCCCTGCCATCAGCTCTGACATCCCTCTCGAATTGTAGGAGGAAGTCATGTAAGCCATAAGAAGCAAGACTATCGGCATATCCAGCGGAGTCCTGCTGGGAGGTTTCTCGTGACCCAGGGAAATCCTGGCCAGCCAAACTATGAAGAGAAGGCCTGCGAAAACAGTGTTGGTGCTTCCGAACGACATGGCGGTCGGGAAGGGAAGAAAGAAGACGAGGACAGAAAGACCTACGGAAAGGTGAAACCTGAAGGCGAAGACTGCAACAATGCCACCCGCGCAGGCTTCAAGGACCCTCTTGTTAGGATGGTTAAACTGCGTTCCCACCACCACGCCAATCAGGACGACGGCAGCCCACAATAGCGGCGAGGATTCTTCTATTCTTGTGATGGTGCTTCTGATGATACCCTTGGGGTTCAAACTTTGAGCCTCGCGTCGTAAGCTTAAGCAGCACTCTGAAAAACTAGTCGTCCTGAATGAAACTCCACGAGTTCAAGAGGGAATTCACGGGGTCTGGCGCAGCTGCTCGCGTTCGTACCATTCCTTGGTTCTCTTCAGCCCTTCTTCCAGAGTCACTGTCGGCACCCACCTGAGCTTTTTCCTGGTCTTCTCGATGTTGACCACCCTTCTTCTGATGTTGTCAATGTCCCTTCTATCTGTGTGGACGGGTACGAACTCTTTTTTGAAAAGCCCGAGTAGAATCCGGGCCACCTG
Protein-coding sequences here:
- a CDS encoding glycosyltransferase family 4 protein → MRICILIGGFPPEHIGGAEIQAEELARRLSGSHAVTVLTRGNPSMPVDEERDGFRIHRPRVSNIRMLRTIADFSKSLWFLTRRRKEFDVLLCYQVFSAGLLGVLAKRLLGLPVVVWIRGRGGISFSSSYMRKSVGLPAVRWADLVLVQSVRMKQFLLEEVGKFCGDDEAAKMDGKTLIIPNIVRFGGGGEECGGTNVLFLGRLVRRKGVDDLLDAVRKAGDLRLVIAGAGPERQNLEKYSAGLNVDFLGLVGPDRIPELLRQARVLVLPSRLGEGLPNVVIEAMAFGVPVIATDVGGTPDVVKDGVTGFVVNPGDVDGIADRLKKLYQDNELWQTMSTNSRVEVQKYAWQNIVPLVEEVLRKVVEKAKPSRLRV
- a CDS encoding O-antigen ligase family protein translates to MNPKGIIRSTITRIEESSPLLWAAVVLIGVVVGTQFNHPNKRVLEACAGGIVAVFAFRFHLSVGLSVLVFFLPFPTAMSFGSTNTVFAGLLFIVWLARISLGHEKPPSRTPLDMPIVLLLMAYMTSSYNSRGMSELMAGLVNFASVAGCVLMYYLIVNFVNDERALKRIVVVASISCATVLLTALYELFNPGKVLLPGWILGAEKSQLMYVEKGLRVGGSFGDYELLAEYSAINLPLQIFMAVRAKSISRKIAWLILAAATTIVLHATITRGAFIAFYMSMAYLMLVAREDFDFKKVVAVAILAVIIFVSANSILVQYTKSGSVFARFSTEKTFAGVMPAARAGTWTQSWERSKEHIVIGHGPYFSLREGVTRFSWPHNTYLFQLYITGLFGLSAFLWLLIKLFAGTLKFSSRSLASRSFSKSLLLVMNVQLLIFMIDELKIDFQRNVVYTYYVWFLFGLMVACLKIAQAAKPEGTAEAPS